From Epinephelus lanceolatus isolate andai-2023 chromosome 5, ASM4190304v1, whole genome shotgun sequence, the proteins below share one genomic window:
- the LOC144463512 gene encoding uncharacterized protein LOC144463512, protein MGKCRFNDKWLENTDYSSWLRPIHGNVYEANCIMCRRNFKLGTMGIKAVDSHLQSGKHKDYTRARQQTPIARFCSTLPTTSKDVTTKDVTVGNPQPTSSSSDIRTACGSTPTLRAEVIWVLRTVTSHHSYRSNEGIEDVFKAMFPDSVLVQTFTCGRDKTRYVAKFGLAPHIKKQLIAEVNTGPFVIMFDETLNQTIKSKQLDLHVRYWRNDHVQSRYYGSQFMGHATAQDLLQHFKECVQQLDLRNMISVSMDGPSVNWKFFDLLQQEQAEEFGGAKMTMVGSCGLHTLHSAFKSGFSVWQLEKVLKALHTVFHNTPARREDFSTLTKTSVFPLPFCGHHWIENLPVVERAIAVWPMIVMYVDAVTKKELPNPKTSSYDALVEARKDSLIIAKLHFFIQPQQGLSIGYTWTRKRERRRATHEEKREKLQRSTLSSSKKRR, encoded by the exons ATGGGAAAATGCCGATTTAATGACAAGTGGCTTGAAAACACAGACTACTCGTCGTGGTTAAGGCCCATTCATGGAAATGTTTATGAAGCCAACTGCATTATGTGCCGAAGGAATTTCAAACTTGGGACAATGGGAATCAAAGCGGTGGATTCGCATTTGCAGAGCGGGAAGCACAAGGACTATACCAGAGCCCGCCAGCAGACTCCGATTGCCCGTTTCTGCTCCACTCTACCCACCACCAGCAAGGATGTTACGACCAAGGATGTTACGGTGGGAAATCCACAGCCAACATCGTCATCATCTGACATTCGCACAGCTTGTGGCTCTACGCCAACACTTAGAGCAGAAGTGATCTGGGTGCTGAGGACGGTGACTAGCCATCATTCGTACAGATCAAATGAGGGAATAGAAGACGTGTTCAAGGCCATGTTTCCAGACTCTGTGCTTGTACAGACATTTACATGTGGACGAGACAAAACGAGGTACGTGGCCAAATTTGGATTGGCCCCgcatattaaaaaacaactcaTAGCCGAAGTCAACACGGGCCCATTTGTGATCATGTTTGACGAGACACTGAACCAAACAATAAAAAGCAAACAGTTGGACCTGCATGTGCGTTATTGGCGAAATGACCACGTTCAGTCAAGATACTATGGGTCACAGTTCATGGGCCACGCCACTGCTCAGGACCTGCTTCAACATTTCAAG GAGTGTGTGCAGCAGCTTGACCTGAGAAATATGATTTCAGTCTCCATGGACGGACCCAGTGTCAACTGGAAGTTTTTTGACCTGCTCCAGCAAGAACAGGCAGAAGAGTTTGGAGGTGCCAAGATGACCATGGTTGGGAGCTGTGGgctgcacacactgcacagtGCCTTCAAAAGTGGCTTCAGTGTCTGGCAGCTGGAGAAAGTACTCAAGGCATTGCATACAGTGTTCCACAATACTCCTGCTCGAAGAGAGGATTTCTCCACTTTGACCAAGACATctgtgtttcccctaccattctGTGGGCATCACTGGATAGAAAACCTACCCGTCGTCGAGAGGGCTATTGCAGTATGGCCAATGATTGTGATGTACGTGGATGCAGTGACGAAGAAAGAACTTCCAAACCCTAAAACATCATCCTATGACGCTCTTGTAGAGGCACGGAAGGACTCTCTTATAATAGCCAAGTTGCACTTCTTCATTCAGCCTCAGCAAGGTCTCAGTATCGGCTACACCTGGACcaggaaaagagaaagaaggagagcgaCACAcgaagagaaaagagaaaagttgcagaggAGTACCTTGAGCAGCTCAAAAAAAAGAAGGTGA
- the LOC117261683 gene encoding diacylglycerol O-acyltransferase 1-like isoform X1, whose protein sequence is MAAMRKRFSSVCSSSSTEEDNASLYDSVPISATDPSSEQEHPYAALLCCHRVQDSLLSSNSSFTGYRGVLNWIIILLVLSHAHLLLENFIQHGFLIDVKKVLEHLIEDNCNWPSVNLILAANMFAIVALLLERSQEKVTLLHFLCFSYFDHVYPGLENASTTNISNFSTQNNCPGKHQHFYSIYSHQGMLSPTTSHRLHLINLGLLLLFPAAVIVHEHTISTGGAFFSLWFYTALGMKLYSYQETNRWYRQAHLTDAERDKDHPVAPKAFNEQLTFRDLYYFLFAPTLCYQRDFPCTPKVRINKLLHRLLEMVIVIQIMVGIVQQWIEPIFQRSENSFSSMDITMRVEHLVGLVAPTHFLWLLFFFLCHSYLNFLAELMRFGDRHFYGDWWNATTLINFWENWNIPFQKWCHRHVYTRLVEKNVPPSRAELVVFLMSAALFEYMIALPLHSCRLWIFLMMLVELLVAVFLANYFQGNYGNGLVWLCLLLGPLLAVSTYFHDHYISLHHHHHQSLCSPLTSGHGLPGAVFLQLH, encoded by the exons ATGGCTGCGATGAGAAAGAGGTTTTCCTCcgtctgctcctcttcctcgaCTGAAGAAGACAATGCAAGCCTCTATGACAGTGTTCCCATTTCTGCTACTGATCCATCCAGTGAACAAGAACATCCCTACGCAGCTCTGCTCTG TTGTCATCGTGTCCAAGACTCATTACTGAGCTCCAACAGCAGCTTCACTGGATACAGAGGCGTCCTCAACTGGATCATCATTCTCCTG GTCCTGTCTCATGCTCACTTGTTATTGGAGAATTTCATACA ACATGGCTTTTTGATAGATGTCAAAAAGGTTTTGGAGCATCTCATTGAGGACAACTGCAACTGGCCATCTGTCAACCTTATATTAG ctgccaACATGTTTGCCATTGTGGCTTTGCTCCTCGAGAGGTCTCAGGAAAAGGTGACACTGTtgcattttctttgtttctcttaTTTTGATCATGTCTATCCTGGTTTAGAAAAtgcatcaacaaccaacatcaGCAATTTTTCAACTCAAAATAATTGTCCCGGCAAACATCAGCACTTCTATTCCATTTATTCCCATCAGGGTATGCTGTCCCCCACCACCAGTCATCGTTTACATCTCATAAATCTGGGTTTGCTCCTGTTATTTCCTGCTGCAGTCATTGTACATGAGCATACAATATCAACAG GTGGAGCGTTCTTCTCTCTCTGGTTCTACACTGCTCTTGGGATGAAGCTGTATTCATACCAGGAAACTAATCGCTGGTACAGACAGGCCCATTTAACTGATGCAG AGAGGGATAAAGATCACCCTGTGGCACCAAAAGCCTTCAATGAGCAGCTTACTTTCCGAG ATCTGTATTATTTCCTTTTTGCCCCCACACTGTGCTACCAGAGAGACTTCCCCTGTACTCCTAAGGTCCGCATCAATAAGCTACTGCACAGGCTGCTGGAAATG GTGATCGTTATCCAGATCATGGTCGGAATTGTGCAGCAG TGGATTGAGCCCATCTTCCAGAGGTCAGAGAACTCCTTTTCT AGTATGGATATCACTATGAGAGTGGAGCACCTGGTGGGACTGGTG GCACCAACCCATTTCTTGtggctcctcttcttcttcctgtgtCACTCCTACCTGAATTTCCTGGCAGAACTGATGCGCTTTGGTGATCGTCATTTTTATGGAGATTGGTG GAATGCTACAACTCTGATCAATTTCTGGGAGAACTGGAATATTCCCTTTCAGAAATGGTGTCACAG ACATGTATACACACGGCTGGTGGAAAAGAATGTTCCCCCGTCGCGGGCAGAGTTAGTGGTCTTCCTGATGTCAGCTGCTCTTTTTGAG TATATGATTGCTCTGCCCCTGCACAGCTGTCGTCTGTGGATCTTCCTCATGATGCTAGTTGAG CTCCTGGTCGCAGTATTCCTCGCAAACTATTTCCAGGGAAACTATGGCAACGGCTTAGTGTGGCTGTGCCTGCTGCTGGGCCCTCTTCTGGCCGTGAGCACCTACTTTCACGACCACTACATCAGcctccatcaccatcatcatcagtcaTTGTGCTCACCGCTGACATCCGGCCATGGTCTTCCCGGTGCAGTTTTCCTGCAGCTTCACTGA
- the LOC117261683 gene encoding diacylglycerol O-acyltransferase 1-like isoform X2, producing the protein MAAMRKRFSSVCSSSSTEEDNASLYDSVPISATDPSSEQEHPYAALLCCHRVQDSLLSSNSSFTGYRGVLNWIIILLVLSHAHLLLENFIQHGFLIDVKKVLEHLIEDNCNWPSVNLILAANMFAIVALLLERSQEKGMLSPTTSHRLHLINLGLLLLFPAAVIVHEHTISTGGAFFSLWFYTALGMKLYSYQETNRWYRQAHLTDAERDKDHPVAPKAFNEQLTFRDLYYFLFAPTLCYQRDFPCTPKVRINKLLHRLLEMVIVIQIMVGIVQQWIEPIFQRSENSFSSMDITMRVEHLVGLVAPTHFLWLLFFFLCHSYLNFLAELMRFGDRHFYGDWWNATTLINFWENWNIPFQKWCHRHVYTRLVEKNVPPSRAELVVFLMSAALFEYMIALPLHSCRLWIFLMMLVELLVAVFLANYFQGNYGNGLVWLCLLLGPLLAVSTYFHDHYISLHHHHHQSLCSPLTSGHGLPGAVFLQLH; encoded by the exons ATGGCTGCGATGAGAAAGAGGTTTTCCTCcgtctgctcctcttcctcgaCTGAAGAAGACAATGCAAGCCTCTATGACAGTGTTCCCATTTCTGCTACTGATCCATCCAGTGAACAAGAACATCCCTACGCAGCTCTGCTCTG TTGTCATCGTGTCCAAGACTCATTACTGAGCTCCAACAGCAGCTTCACTGGATACAGAGGCGTCCTCAACTGGATCATCATTCTCCTG GTCCTGTCTCATGCTCACTTGTTATTGGAGAATTTCATACA ACATGGCTTTTTGATAGATGTCAAAAAGGTTTTGGAGCATCTCATTGAGGACAACTGCAACTGGCCATCTGTCAACCTTATATTAG ctgccaACATGTTTGCCATTGTGGCTTTGCTCCTCGAGAGGTCTCAGGAAAAG GGTATGCTGTCCCCCACCACCAGTCATCGTTTACATCTCATAAATCTGGGTTTGCTCCTGTTATTTCCTGCTGCAGTCATTGTACATGAGCATACAATATCAACAG GTGGAGCGTTCTTCTCTCTCTGGTTCTACACTGCTCTTGGGATGAAGCTGTATTCATACCAGGAAACTAATCGCTGGTACAGACAGGCCCATTTAACTGATGCAG AGAGGGATAAAGATCACCCTGTGGCACCAAAAGCCTTCAATGAGCAGCTTACTTTCCGAG ATCTGTATTATTTCCTTTTTGCCCCCACACTGTGCTACCAGAGAGACTTCCCCTGTACTCCTAAGGTCCGCATCAATAAGCTACTGCACAGGCTGCTGGAAATG GTGATCGTTATCCAGATCATGGTCGGAATTGTGCAGCAG TGGATTGAGCCCATCTTCCAGAGGTCAGAGAACTCCTTTTCT AGTATGGATATCACTATGAGAGTGGAGCACCTGGTGGGACTGGTG GCACCAACCCATTTCTTGtggctcctcttcttcttcctgtgtCACTCCTACCTGAATTTCCTGGCAGAACTGATGCGCTTTGGTGATCGTCATTTTTATGGAGATTGGTG GAATGCTACAACTCTGATCAATTTCTGGGAGAACTGGAATATTCCCTTTCAGAAATGGTGTCACAG ACATGTATACACACGGCTGGTGGAAAAGAATGTTCCCCCGTCGCGGGCAGAGTTAGTGGTCTTCCTGATGTCAGCTGCTCTTTTTGAG TATATGATTGCTCTGCCCCTGCACAGCTGTCGTCTGTGGATCTTCCTCATGATGCTAGTTGAG CTCCTGGTCGCAGTATTCCTCGCAAACTATTTCCAGGGAAACTATGGCAACGGCTTAGTGTGGCTGTGCCTGCTGCTGGGCCCTCTTCTGGCCGTGAGCACCTACTTTCACGACCACTACATCAGcctccatcaccatcatcatcagtcaTTGTGCTCACCGCTGACATCCGGCCATGGTCTTCCCGGTGCAGTTTTCCTGCAGCTTCACTGA